One genomic region from Actinocatenispora thailandica encodes:
- a CDS encoding DsbA family oxidoreductase, producing MHIDIYSDVACPWCYLGKRRLEQALERFDEDVTVRWRPFQLDPSAPTEPTPLQPALAAKFGGLDRVRPMNDQLTELGRAAGLDYRFADAQHVNTFPAHRLAWYAEREGYGIAVADGLFRAYFTEGRNVADPAVLLEVGVAAGLEREALSAFLDSEEGNAEVAAELAEAQQLGITGVPTYVLAGKYAVSGAQEPDTLLEVLDEVRRRESATTPLTTLGDTSDTQAGTCTDDSCAL from the coding sequence GTGCACATCGACATCTACTCCGACGTCGCCTGCCCCTGGTGCTACCTGGGCAAACGTCGACTCGAACAGGCCCTGGAGCGCTTCGACGAGGACGTCACCGTACGGTGGCGCCCGTTCCAGCTCGATCCCTCCGCCCCGACCGAACCGACCCCGTTGCAGCCGGCACTCGCCGCGAAGTTCGGCGGCCTCGACCGAGTCCGGCCGATGAACGACCAGCTGACCGAGCTGGGTCGCGCCGCCGGGCTCGATTACCGGTTCGCGGACGCGCAGCACGTCAACACCTTCCCGGCGCACCGGCTCGCCTGGTACGCGGAGCGGGAGGGCTACGGCATCGCGGTCGCCGACGGGCTGTTCCGGGCATACTTCACCGAAGGGCGCAACGTCGCCGATCCGGCCGTACTGCTGGAAGTGGGCGTGGCGGCAGGACTGGAACGGGAAGCGCTTTCCGCCTTCCTCGACTCTGAGGAGGGCAACGCCGAGGTGGCCGCCGAGCTGGCCGAGGCGCAGCAGCTCGGCATCACCGGCGTGCCGACGTACGTACTGGCCGGCAAGTACGCGGTGTCCGGCGCGCAGGAGCCGGACACCCTGCTGGAGGTGCTCGACGAGGTGCGGCGGCGGGAGTCCGCCACGACACCACTGACCACTCTCGGTGATACTTCGGACACCCAGGCAGGTACCTGCACCGACGATTCCTGCGCTCTCTGA
- a CDS encoding YbaK/EbsC family protein — protein MTSTLQTSPALERPDLLAEPVLSALRSWSVPAVPVTEVLVAEIDPELADTAEFCAAYGTTLDTSANCVVVAGRRGAETRYAACAVLATTRADVNGLVRRRLAARKASFAPMDTAVEATGMEYGGITPVGLPADWPVLVDPAVLAAGRVVIGSGLRRSKLLVPGEVLGMLPNAEVSEGLGRPVSTD, from the coding sequence ATGACGTCCACGTTGCAGACTTCACCGGCCCTGGAGCGGCCGGACCTGCTGGCCGAGCCGGTACTGTCCGCGCTGCGGTCCTGGTCGGTGCCGGCGGTACCGGTGACCGAGGTTCTGGTCGCGGAGATCGACCCGGAGCTGGCCGACACCGCCGAGTTCTGTGCCGCCTACGGCACCACCCTGGACACCTCGGCGAACTGCGTCGTGGTGGCCGGCCGGCGCGGCGCCGAGACCCGGTACGCGGCGTGCGCCGTGCTGGCGACGACCCGTGCCGACGTGAACGGGTTGGTGCGCCGCCGGCTGGCGGCCCGCAAGGCGAGCTTTGCGCCGATGGACACCGCGGTCGAGGCGACCGGCATGGAGTACGGCGGGATCACGCCGGTCGGTCTGCCGGCGGACTGGCCGGTACTGGTCGATCCGGCGGTGCTGGCCGCGGGACGGGTGGTGATCGGCTCGGGGCTGCGCCGGAGCAAGTTGTTGGTGCCCGGTGAAGTGCTCGGAATGCTGCCGAACGCCGAGGTCAGCGAGGGTTTGGGGCGGCCGGTTTCGACGGACTGA
- a CDS encoding VOC family protein, with amino-acid sequence MHVVTVLDCRDLGRVAAFWAAALGYRIEGEPVGRYLSLVPHTGDGPDLLLQRVAEPKAGKNRMHLDLRVAELDAEVDRLVGLGARRLTGEPIEEAGWVWHVLTDPEDNEFCVLRPPA; translated from the coding sequence ATGCACGTGGTGACGGTGTTGGACTGCCGCGATCTGGGGCGGGTGGCCGCGTTCTGGGCGGCGGCGCTCGGCTACCGGATCGAGGGCGAACCGGTAGGTCGCTACCTGAGCCTGGTGCCGCACACCGGTGACGGACCCGACCTGCTGTTGCAGCGGGTGGCCGAGCCGAAGGCCGGCAAGAACCGGATGCACCTGGACCTGCGGGTGGCCGAGCTGGACGCCGAGGTCGACCGGCTGGTCGGGCTCGGTGCGCGCCGGCTGACCGGCGAGCCGATCGAGGAGGCCGGCTGGGTCTGGCACGTGCTGACCGACCCGGAGGACAACGAGTTCTGCGTGCTGCGCCCGCCCGCGTGA
- a CDS encoding GNAT family N-acetyltransferase, which yields MIEIRQLTGDDWAIYRDVRLAALTDAPYAFASTVEREAAFDEWQWRAQLDRATWFVALDGPAALPVGLVGGFAEDDSADLHLIGMWVRGEVRGRGVAGGLVQRFLGWAAGQRPAGVVLWVADGNDRAQAFYRRYGFAATGRRQPLPSNPSVGEEKWRLPLG from the coding sequence GTGATCGAGATTCGGCAGCTGACCGGGGACGACTGGGCGATCTACCGGGACGTGCGGCTGGCCGCGCTGACCGACGCCCCGTACGCGTTCGCCTCGACGGTGGAGCGGGAGGCGGCGTTCGACGAGTGGCAGTGGCGGGCCCAGCTCGACCGGGCGACCTGGTTCGTCGCGCTCGACGGTCCGGCGGCGCTGCCGGTCGGCCTGGTCGGCGGGTTCGCCGAGGACGACTCGGCCGACCTGCACCTGATCGGCATGTGGGTTCGTGGCGAGGTCCGCGGCCGGGGCGTCGCCGGCGGGCTGGTGCAGCGGTTCCTGGGCTGGGCGGCGGGCCAGCGGCCGGCCGGGGTGGTGCTGTGGGTCGCCGACGGGAACGACCGCGCGCAGGCGTTCTACCGCCGGTACGGCTTCGCCGCGACGGGCCGGCGGCAGCCGTTACCGTCGAATCCGAGCGTCGGCGAGGAGAAGTGGCGCCTTCCGTTGGGGTAG
- a CDS encoding maltokinase N-terminal cap-like domain-containing protein, with protein sequence MSVIHHTTLVPTKVELLTGWLPKQPWYAARADGPDLARVGGFRLDDPADAVGLEFMAVADGPTTYFVPLSYRGAPLDGADDALLGTAEHGVLGRRWIYDGSRDPVLVAQLVALIQGDAEPQAQRESNTPDPTVSAHPATAGPLTVSGFETVDTASGTELRVATGGGTLTVRLNRVLSAAPADESVPGVVATWHRADGSPVRASYATASYQAA encoded by the coding sequence ATGTCAGTCATCCACCACACCACGCTGGTACCGACCAAGGTCGAGTTGCTGACCGGCTGGTTGCCGAAGCAGCCCTGGTACGCGGCCCGCGCGGACGGTCCGGACCTGGCGCGGGTGGGCGGGTTCCGGCTGGACGACCCGGCGGACGCGGTCGGGTTGGAGTTCATGGCCGTCGCGGACGGGCCGACCACCTACTTCGTCCCGTTGAGCTACCGCGGCGCGCCGCTGGACGGCGCCGACGACGCGCTGCTCGGTACCGCGGAGCACGGCGTGCTGGGGCGGCGCTGGATCTACGACGGCAGCCGCGATCCGGTCCTGGTGGCGCAGCTGGTCGCGCTGATCCAGGGCGACGCCGAGCCGCAGGCGCAGCGCGAGAGCAACACCCCGGACCCCACCGTGTCGGCCCACCCGGCGACCGCCGGCCCGCTCACCGTGTCCGGTTTCGAGACCGTCGACACCGCCAGCGGTACCGAGCTGCGGGTCGCCACCGGCGGCGGAACTCTGACGGTACGGCTGAACCGGGTGCTCAGCGCCGCGCCCGCCGACGAGTCGGTACCGGGGGTGGTGGCCACCTGGCACCGCGCGGACGGCTCCCCGGTGCGCGCCAGCTACGCGACCGCCAGCTACCAGGCGGCGTAG
- a CDS encoding MFS transporter, translating into MPTRLGRRSAPAPSTLPTSRIAAGIGRYAAALRVSGAVRYYGASLPVRFGAAMLGLGMLVLIRHATGGYAAAGAVVGTLAVASAVGGPLAARVTDRYGPRRVLPPLVAGNALGAVGLVVAVTTTAPVPLWYAAAVVAGLCTPAAGSLTRARWSALAPDRPVLSTGFALESLTDDLTFVVGPVLATLLGSLVQPALAPLLSALLVLAGGVAMAIQRPPAQTAPSAPGHPGTDAAPGHPDTGTAPGHRAAGAGSTRTGGPGAAPGTGTPRPPRRGAWHGVAGALGIPAVRVMAGAFVATGVVFSGIQVSVAAAASGYGHAAAAGPVYGCFGLASMCAGLGYGAIGWRSAPHRRVAAGFGCLAAGCALLPLAPGLGGLAAAVTVPGLAVAPTVIAGNTALEQRVGAGQLAEAFAWLGGACALGVAVGSAAAGRIVDGYGPRAGFLLPVVAAAVAALLVARSAGTLDPHPR; encoded by the coding sequence GTGCCGACTCGTCTCGGCCGGCGATCCGCGCCCGCCCCATCCACCCTGCCCACCTCCCGAATCGCCGCCGGCATCGGCCGGTACGCGGCAGCGCTCCGGGTCTCCGGCGCCGTGCGCTACTACGGCGCCTCGCTGCCGGTCCGGTTCGGCGCCGCGATGCTCGGCCTCGGCATGCTGGTGCTGATCCGGCACGCGACCGGCGGGTACGCCGCCGCCGGCGCGGTCGTCGGCACCCTCGCCGTGGCCAGTGCCGTCGGCGGGCCGCTCGCCGCCCGCGTCACCGACCGGTACGGGCCACGCCGGGTACTGCCGCCGCTGGTCGCCGGCAACGCACTCGGCGCGGTCGGGCTCGTCGTCGCCGTCACCACCACCGCACCGGTACCGCTCTGGTACGCCGCGGCGGTCGTCGCCGGGCTGTGCACCCCGGCCGCCGGATCCCTGACCCGGGCCCGCTGGTCGGCGCTGGCGCCGGACCGGCCCGTGCTGTCCACCGGGTTCGCGCTCGAATCGCTGACCGACGACCTGACGTTCGTGGTCGGCCCGGTGCTCGCCACCCTCCTCGGCAGCCTCGTTCAGCCGGCACTGGCGCCGCTGCTCAGCGCGCTGCTGGTGCTGGCCGGCGGCGTCGCGATGGCGATCCAGCGGCCACCGGCGCAGACGGCTCCCAGCGCGCCGGGGCACCCCGGTACCGACGCCGCGCCGGGACACCCCGATACCGGTACTGCGCCGGGACACCGCGCTGCCGGCGCGGGCTCGACGCGGACCGGCGGGCCCGGAGCGGCGCCCGGCACCGGTACGCCGCGGCCACCTCGCCGGGGCGCCTGGCACGGCGTGGCCGGCGCCCTCGGCATCCCGGCGGTACGGGTGATGGCCGGCGCGTTCGTGGCCACCGGCGTGGTGTTCAGCGGCATCCAGGTGAGCGTCGCCGCCGCGGCCAGCGGGTACGGGCACGCCGCCGCGGCCGGACCGGTGTACGGCTGCTTCGGCCTCGCCAGCATGTGCGCCGGCCTCGGGTACGGGGCGATCGGCTGGCGGTCCGCACCGCACCGGCGGGTCGCCGCCGGGTTCGGTTGCCTCGCCGCCGGCTGCGCGCTGCTGCCGCTGGCGCCCGGTCTCGGCGGGCTCGCCGCCGCGGTCACGGTGCCGGGGCTCGCGGTCGCGCCGACGGTCATCGCCGGCAACACCGCGCTGGAACAGCGGGTCGGGGCCGGGCAACTGGCCGAGGCGTTCGCCTGGCTGGGTGGGGCCTGTGCGCTCGGGGTCGCGGTCGGTTCCGCGGCTGCCGGCCGCATCGTCGACGGGTACGGCCCGCGCGCCGGGTTCCTGCTCCCCGTTGTCGCCGCCGCGGTCGCCGCCCTGCTGGTCGCCCGCAGCGCAGGCACCCTCGACCCGCACCCCCGCTGA
- a CDS encoding amidohydrolase family protein: MWLTRARYLAPDGTFGEADIEIDDGAIGRIEPAGSQPSDVDCSGLVVLPGLVNGHFHSQSTLVRGLEFGYEIFDWFGDSPAGLAQQRVGAWVDDEANAEQVAAVVRYEYLTLLRQGVTMVADCGFGELTPQLLADAGAAVGIRSLPQTYDDWIEKVADPTGFTVNVESEEDLTAEAVAIAERYRDAYQPIFALHCLETVRRRELVVERWDVSTIEVLRRHGLLGPRTVLFHGCEMDAADVAAVAEAGAAVMHCPVSNLALHGRIPPAVEWHRAGVTLGLGTDWGDTDMWGTMRAAWLLQQREPDRPRRASPADVLRMASRGGALGYSRDDLGEIAPGRAADLVLLDADRLGPSHRDPDTLAWSVLTDGGAAAVRHVLVGGDWALRDGQPTRVDGAAVTAEYRKIVAELTGSAPS; encoded by the coding sequence GTGTGGTTGACGCGTGCGCGGTACCTGGCTCCGGACGGGACGTTCGGCGAGGCCGACATCGAGATCGATGACGGGGCGATCGGCCGGATCGAGCCCGCCGGCAGCCAACCGTCCGATGTGGACTGTTCCGGGCTGGTGGTGCTGCCGGGGTTGGTGAACGGCCACTTCCACAGCCAGTCGACGCTGGTACGCGGGCTGGAGTTCGGGTACGAGATCTTCGACTGGTTCGGTGACTCGCCGGCCGGGCTGGCCCAGCAGCGGGTCGGCGCCTGGGTCGACGACGAGGCCAACGCCGAGCAGGTCGCCGCCGTCGTCCGGTACGAGTACCTCACCCTGCTGCGGCAGGGCGTGACGATGGTCGCCGACTGCGGTTTCGGTGAGCTGACGCCGCAGCTGCTGGCGGATGCCGGTGCGGCGGTGGGTATCCGGTCGCTGCCCCAGACGTACGACGACTGGATCGAGAAGGTGGCCGACCCGACCGGTTTCACCGTCAACGTCGAGTCCGAGGAGGACCTCACCGCCGAGGCGGTGGCCATCGCCGAACGCTACCGGGACGCGTACCAGCCGATCTTCGCGCTGCACTGCCTGGAAACGGTGCGCCGGCGCGAACTCGTCGTCGAGCGCTGGGACGTCTCGACGATCGAGGTGCTGCGGCGGCACGGCCTGCTCGGTCCGCGCACCGTGCTGTTCCACGGCTGCGAGATGGACGCGGCGGACGTCGCGGCGGTGGCCGAGGCGGGTGCGGCGGTCATGCACTGCCCGGTGTCGAACCTGGCGCTGCACGGCCGGATTCCGCCGGCGGTCGAGTGGCATCGGGCGGGCGTGACGTTGGGCCTGGGTACCGACTGGGGCGACACGGACATGTGGGGCACCATGCGGGCCGCCTGGCTGCTCCAGCAGCGCGAGCCGGACCGGCCGCGCCGCGCCAGCCCGGCCGACGTGCTGCGGATGGCCAGCCGCGGCGGCGCGCTCGGCTACTCCCGCGACGACCTGGGGGAGATCGCCCCGGGGCGGGCGGCCGACCTGGTACTGCTGGACGCCGACCGGCTCGGCCCGTCGCACCGCGATCCGGACACCCTGGCCTGGTCGGTACTGACCGACGGCGGCGCCGCGGCCGTCCGGCACGTGCTGGTCGGCGGCGACTGGGCGTTGCGGGACGGCCAGCCGACCCGGGTGGACGGCGCCGCGGTCACCGCGGAGTACCGGAAGATCGTCGCCGAACTGACCGGGTCGGCGCCGAGCTGA
- a CDS encoding SDR family NAD(P)-dependent oxidoreductase, producing MNAPTSPVALVTGAGHGIGRATVRKFRALGTRVLAADIDLAAEDLTADPGVLAAHLDVTDPASVEACIAGCVDRLGRLDHLVCTAGGDTGSPPNFLDETDDDWQRLVDLNLYGVVRCIRAAVPRMTSGGAIAVVGSVNGLAAWGGAPYSAAKAGLVNLTQQLAAEFGPRGIRVNLVAPGTVRTRVWDDQPGSPDQMSVLYPLGRIGEPEDIANALAFLCSPDASWITGVTLPVDGGASTGPRHLFGKLPHRTP from the coding sequence ATGAACGCTCCGACCAGCCCGGTCGCCCTCGTCACCGGCGCCGGCCACGGCATCGGCCGCGCGACGGTACGCAAGTTCCGCGCCCTGGGGACCCGGGTCCTCGCCGCCGACATCGACCTCGCCGCCGAGGACCTCACCGCCGACCCGGGCGTACTCGCGGCGCACCTGGACGTCACCGATCCGGCCTCGGTGGAGGCCTGCATCGCCGGCTGCGTCGACCGGCTCGGCCGGCTGGATCACCTGGTCTGCACCGCCGGCGGCGACACCGGCTCGCCGCCGAACTTCCTGGACGAGACCGACGACGACTGGCAGCGGCTCGTCGACCTCAACCTGTACGGCGTGGTCCGGTGCATTCGGGCCGCCGTACCGCGGATGACCAGTGGCGGCGCGATCGCCGTCGTCGGCTCGGTGAACGGGCTCGCCGCGTGGGGCGGGGCACCCTACTCGGCGGCCAAGGCCGGGCTGGTCAACCTGACCCAGCAGCTCGCCGCGGAGTTCGGGCCGCGCGGCATCCGGGTGAACCTGGTCGCGCCGGGCACCGTCCGGACCCGAGTCTGGGACGACCAGCCCGGCTCGCCCGACCAGATGTCCGTGTTGTACCCGCTGGGACGGATCGGAGAACCGGAGGACATCGCCAACGCGCTCGCGTTCCTCTGCTCGCCGGACGCGTCCTGGATCACCGGGGTGACGCTGCCGGTCGACGGCGGCGCGTCCACCGGCCCGCGCCACCTGTTCGGCAAGCTCCCGCACCGGACCCCCTGA
- a CDS encoding carboxymuconolactone decarboxylase family protein, with amino-acid sequence MSRQRLGMASVQAGVQQVLALQGFVNERVDGTLLHLIQLRASILNGCAYCIDMHGREAAEAGEDARRLFAVAAWQDGDFFTDAERAVLALTDAVTRLGPDGVPDEVWEPAAKHFDEQELADLVLAIAVINVWNRMNIANRTQPPKHV; translated from the coding sequence ATGAGCAGGCAACGGCTCGGGATGGCGAGCGTGCAGGCGGGCGTCCAGCAGGTACTGGCGCTGCAGGGTTTCGTGAACGAGCGGGTCGACGGCACACTGCTGCACCTGATCCAGCTGCGCGCCTCGATCCTCAACGGGTGCGCCTACTGCATCGACATGCACGGCCGGGAGGCCGCCGAGGCCGGCGAGGACGCCCGGCGCCTGTTCGCGGTCGCGGCCTGGCAGGACGGCGACTTCTTCACCGACGCCGAGCGCGCGGTACTGGCCCTCACCGACGCGGTGACCCGGCTCGGCCCGGACGGCGTGCCGGACGAGGTGTGGGAGCCGGCGGCGAAGCACTTCGACGAGCAGGAACTCGCCGACCTGGTCCTCGCCATCGCGGTGATCAACGTGTGGAACCGGATGAACATCGCCAACCGCACGCAGCCGCCGAAGCACGTGTGA
- a CDS encoding amidohydrolase family protein has translation MVLRVRGRALPDGRWLDLYADGDRWASDPVPGAELVAEGWLLPGLVDAHTHPGAQRPGQPLDPELLRADLHEHVAAGVTMIRAPGIAADPPAWFGTDPDVPRAVHAGPWIAQHDTFFDGWGRRADLADLPGVAAEQAARTGWAKIITDWQPGDQVVPTEILREAVRRVHEVGGRLAVHSQHAAGGAAAVAAGVDSLEHGMCLDPALLSQMAAQGTALTPTLATITASYHRVAERPDSAARRWYLAGAGVHGDLASAAAEAGVTLLAGTDSRPHGRIADEVRALVDAGVPADAALGAASWIARPYLGLPGLVDGAPADVVVYDTDPRTDLSTLDRPVAVVLRGAVRHHR, from the coding sequence ATGGTGTTGCGGGTGCGCGGGCGGGCGCTGCCCGACGGTCGCTGGCTCGACCTGTACGCGGACGGCGACCGCTGGGCGAGCGACCCGGTGCCGGGGGCCGAGCTGGTCGCGGAGGGCTGGCTGCTGCCCGGTCTGGTCGACGCACACACCCACCCCGGCGCGCAGCGCCCCGGCCAGCCGCTCGACCCCGAGCTGCTCCGCGCCGACCTGCACGAGCACGTCGCCGCCGGGGTGACGATGATCCGGGCGCCCGGGATCGCCGCCGACCCGCCGGCCTGGTTCGGCACCGACCCCGACGTGCCGCGCGCGGTGCACGCCGGGCCGTGGATCGCGCAGCACGACACGTTCTTCGACGGCTGGGGCCGCCGCGCCGACCTCGCCGACCTGCCCGGCGTCGCGGCCGAGCAGGCCGCCCGCACCGGCTGGGCGAAGATCATCACCGACTGGCAGCCCGGCGACCAGGTGGTGCCGACCGAGATCCTGCGGGAGGCGGTGCGCCGGGTGCACGAGGTCGGCGGCCGGCTCGCCGTGCACTCGCAACACGCCGCCGGCGGCGCCGCCGCGGTCGCCGCCGGCGTCGACTCGCTGGAGCACGGCATGTGCCTGGATCCCGCGCTGTTGAGCCAGATGGCCGCCCAGGGCACCGCGCTGACGCCGACCCTGGCGACCATCACCGCGTCGTACCACCGGGTCGCGGAACGGCCGGACAGCGCCGCCCGCCGCTGGTACCTGGCCGGCGCCGGCGTGCACGGCGACCTCGCCTCCGCCGCGGCGGAGGCGGGCGTCACGCTGCTCGCCGGTACCGATTCGCGGCCGCACGGCCGCATCGCCGACGAGGTCCGCGCCCTGGTCGACGCCGGAGTCCCGGCGGACGCCGCGCTCGGCGCCGCGTCCTGGATCGCCCGCCCGTACCTCGGGCTACCCGGGTTGGTCGACGGGGCGCCGGCCGACGTCGTGGTCTACGACACCGACCCGCGCACCGATCTGTCCACTCTGGACAGACCGGTTGCCGTCGTCCTCCGCGGCGCCGTCCGCCACCACCGCTGA